The Sesamum indicum cultivar Zhongzhi No. 13 linkage group LG9, S_indicum_v1.0, whole genome shotgun sequence genome segment CTCCAAAACACATACACATATGGCCCATTTCTTGATAGTAGCCATTCTTACCTTCCTCTCTGTTACCAGGGCTGAAGATCGAGCTCATGGACTGGAGAATCAAAGCCCAGCAGTGCTCCCCCCAGAAGCATACACGTTCTTCAACCCCAAAACACAACAGAGCAAGAACAGCCAGTGCATTTCCTCAGATTGCTCGTTGCTGCCTCTAGCTGCCACCTTGCAGTCTACAGCCCGCAAGAGCGCATCTCCAAGTGGAAGAGGGCTGGGAGCTGGTGGCATTGCTGGGATTTCTTTAGGCTTCGTATTTGCCTGCCTCATCACAGCAGGAGTATATTATGTGGTCATCAAGCAGCAAGCCAACAAGCGGATAGAGAGTCCCCAGCAGCTGGCGGAGGTGTAATTTGAGGAATTCGAGAATTTCTTGCCAGCCCCtctcctctctttcttttgATATATGTAGACATTTATCTCGCtgtttgttaattttgtttgcATTGTGTTCACTACAGTTAATTGTGCCTATTCCATAACTATATTTGGTTCATTCATCTAGTTCTATAGACTGATTCCAGAAAGTCAAGATGATGATCTCTCCTATTTCAGTCAGATAGGAATTAGGACGGTACAAACTGTACAGTAGGGTGGCTGCTAGATGTTCAGGCAAATACAACCAACTAGGGACTGACAATCACATACACAACTAGAAAGACCAAAAAGGAATTGAGGatgcaaattaattaacacTGAAAGTATCGGAATTTTAAGGAGATTGAAGCAAGCACCGTTGTTCCTTTCGTTGAATAAGCAAGACAGCCGTTAATAGAAAATAGCTACCTTACAATATGTGAACAACGGGCATCCGTGGGGGAGTCAAATGGTTGCTCAATGCTTaaaacacaatatatattagattaaCTCATGTGGAAGTTGACAAGGGGCAAAGCAAGACTGAATTGTGTGGAGTTAAGAACAGGGTCATCACCAAGCACGAGAAGTCCAGTGCTTTGCAGTCGACAATAGACAGAGAGATACAAATGGGAAGGCCATACTAGGTCTGATCTTATAAAACAAACAGTGAACAATCCTACGATCCACGTGAGCTGAGAGACTCGATGATAGGTCCCAACGTCTTGTCCACAGATGTGTTCCACATGTTAGCAATCTGTAGGCGGGAGCTTCTTCCAAGTATAAGCTTTCTTGgctgaaaatttttcaaacagaAACTTGTGATTATGTACAAACAAGAAAGACACTCTTAACCAGGTAAAAAAGAAGCTACAGATGTTTGAAGTCATTATCTCTACAAATTTTCAGTTCATGATGAAGAGCTCTCAACTTTGAAAGTTCAATTAAGCTGACATAGTAAAGAGGTATACAAAGTAACGGAAATTGAACACATGCTTTATTTTGACTATGTTTCTTCTCATCGAAATTTCCAACAATGATAAATCTGATGATTATAGGCATATCTAGCAACACAAATGTTGTCACGTTTAGCAACTAACATTTATGACACATAGTTCAACGTTTCTCTCGTATGAATGTTCTGTTTGTATGTCCTTGGGTGTCAATGTTGATAAAATTATCTTGAATCTATGATAATGCAACAGAAGACAAGCAATTGAGTAGGAAGGGTAAGCTAAAGATAACTAGAACTAACATGATTCTTAAAATCACAGAGTGACTGTTCAGGCCAGACTTAAACATAACCATGACATTCCAATAAAAGAACTGACAGCCGCATGAATCTTAGTGTTGAATTTGCATTTATCAGATATCAAGTAAAAAACAAGGAGGTGCCCTTTAATGTTTGATCTGCAAAGCTAATAGTAAGCAAGTATTGTGTTCAATAAAATGCATATTATActtgaaatttcatttaaactaaaattggaaataattaaacaaaattcaagtCTCACTCTTTGTCTACACtccatcaaatattaatattaaaataaaaacctcccatatgaaattgttaaatttCACTGAGttttttaggacaaaattCTGAAATATGGGGAGGTCAATGTGGCTGTAATTATGAGGTTACAACTTCAATTTTTCCTAATTCGCTCTCAACAATGTGGTCACGTTCAATCCTCAATACCGACATCTGAAACGACGCAGTTTAGAAGGCTTCCGCCATCCTTACGGCCATAAATCGCAGTGTCCTTGTCAGATCTCAGACAAAAACCACTCCCAATTCAAGCTATACAAATGGCGCCGACTCGACTCCTTCTCCTACTTGCGCTTCTCTCGCtccttctcttctctctcctcCCCACCCCCATTCTCTCCGACGCCGCTGCTGACGACGACGAAGACCTCAACTTCCTCGAGGAGCTCGAATCCGACGATATAGGGTCCAGCCACCAACACCACCACTCCGATGCCGAATACTCTGATAATGACGGTGAGGAAGACGAGAACTACGATGACTTCGAGGTTCCATCGGACTTTAACCACCAAGACGAGGAGGATGAAGTCGCCACATTTGATGAGAAGGATGTAATAGTCTTGATGGACGGTAATTTTAGCGATTTCGTTGACGAGAATAAGTATGTCATGGTGGAGTTTTACGCCCCGTGGTGTGGGCACTGCAAGGCCCTGGCGCCGGAGTATGCAGCAGCCGCCACTGAGCTGAAGGGGGAGAATGTGAAGCTCGCCAAGGTGGACGCCACGGAGGAGAATGAACTGGCTGAGAAGTACGAAGTTCAGGGGTTTCCTACTTTGTACTTCTTTGTTGATGGGGAGCATAAACCTTACTCTGGTCAACGTACCAAGTGAGTTTTTCCTTGTCCTTTTagttttatcatttattatctTGAATACATCTTCCTGCTTCTTGAAGCGATTGCTTGAAATTTGAAGTGCTGTGGACAATTTGAGTTCAGGCACGTAGAGAAGAAAGAATTTAGAAAGATTGATTTTGCAATGGTGTTGCAGCATGAAATTAagttaatcaaatttaaattagataaaGTTTCTATCAAGGTAGATTTTATGCTGAGGTTGTTGGCCTGCAATTGgttattcttttcatttttgttattgCATAGTTGGGAGAAATGCTTTTGAAGTGTGTGATTGAGATCATATTCCTAGTACCATATCAAAGTAAAATATCATCTTAAAAGatgttttgtataaatatCCGGTCTTTGCAAGTAAAGTCCCATTAGTGCTGAAATAGTGATAAATCCCTTGGCTTGCTATTtcatttcttattattatataatgcaAAACCACCAAAGCATTTTCCCAAGCTTATTATGTACTTCGTGATAGTTCAAGGTTGGCAGTGTTCTAAGgaatttgaaaagattaaattCTGATGCAGGGATGCAATTGTAACCTGgattaagaagaaaattggACCTGGGGTATCTAACATAACAACCACCGAGGATGCAGAGCGTATATTAACATCTGAGAATAAGGTCATCTTGGGCTTCCTTGACTCATTGGTGGTAAGCTAGTATTTTCTTTGCCTTTATTCTTTAGCGTACTTATTAATTACCGCCTTGGTGACCAAAATCTTCACTACCATAATTGCATTCTCATTCACGTATGCttagtttgatttttgtgttATAATTTGATGAATATATGCTTTCTTCACATCTACatgattatttgtttttttcctacAAGATGCCTTCTTAACATGGGACATTCTTttgccctttttctttttcctgtgTCTACTGTCTCTCCTTTTCTGATCTTATGCTACTGATGCAAATTACATAGAGGAAAAGGTCAATGCTACCATTCATCATCATTCTGATGTCATTATCCAATAAAAGCATTGTGTGGACTGGCATTgatgcaatttatcttctcTTAGTCATTGAGGATAGTCCTTCCCATTTGTTTCAGAGTTGCCTCGAAGCCGATAGTAAAACTATATGATTCATCCTCTGCTTTCTCTCTAACTATTACAGGGTCCTGATAGTGAAGAGCTCGCTGCTGCATCAAAGCTTGACAATGACGTTAACTTTTACCAAACTGCAAATCCCAATGTGGCTAAGATGTTTCACTTGGAGGCTGATGTGAAACGCCCTGCTTTGGTCTTGCTAAAGAAAGAGGCAGAGAAAGTGACCCATTTTGGTTAGTACCCAGTGCATGCGCTTTTAAACCATCTGTCTATCCATATCTTGCTGAAATATATCCTCCTGATTCTATGTGCAGATGGGCAGTTCAAAAAGTCTGTAATAGCTGAGTTTGTTTCTGCCAACAAGCTTCCCCTAGTGGTCACTTTTAGCAGAGAAAATGCACCGCTTATATTTGAAAGCACAATAAAGAAGCAGGTCAGTAGCTAAAAGTGTTCTAATTAGCCATTATAATGGAAACTCCCTCCCTTCACAAACCCTCCATTCCCTCCCTTCACAAAATAAGTGTGCGTGGGAATCATATTAATCTTTTTGGTTCGCTACTTTGTATCTTCATAatagttttgtttgtttgttgttgTATCTTCATAGTTGTAATCCTGAGCTCCCACTTTTCATTTGTAGCTTTTGCTCTTTGCCACATCGAATGACTCACAAGGAGCACTTCAAACATTTCAAGAAGCTGCAAAGCTTTTCAAGGGAAAGGTATTGGACTATTGGGACTAGCTACTTTATGTTTCTGCTCTGCTCAGAGGATTTCTGCTTGGATCTGAAAAATCAATAGAATTAagaatttcacattttcattCTAGAATGGAACATACTTGGATCTGAAAacagaattattattttagaacgGAAGCCTGTTTTTGGCTGGGAATTTGCCTATACTGATGGATATGTGCAAACCTATTTCTTACTTGATGACATTTTAGATATTTAGCATTTGTGTAGATGAtatgctaaaaaaaaaatctatttgcTCAGACCAAACCTTTTTTCTTATCTAAAGTTTATCTATCAATACTGAGGTTTGAGCTGTGGGGCTACAATATTTTTAGTGTTGTATCATAAGTAACACTGGTATAATGCCTATGTTAAATTGATGCAGCTTATATTCGTATATGTGCAAGTTGACAATGAAGACGTAGGAAAGCCTGTGGCGGATTACTTTGGAGTGGCTGGAGATTCTCCAAAAGTAACCTTCTTAACATTCTTCTTCAAGAGGCATTTTCTCTGTGCCTTACCCGTTGTTTAGGAAAATCGATTCGATACTCTTAAGATACAATCAATTCTCAGTCTGGTGAATCTCTTTTTTCCAGGTTTTGGGCTATGCAGCAAATGATGAAACTAAGAAATATATACTTGATGGGGAAGTTACACATGAGAAAATTAAGGTTGGATGTcgtattcttttctttggttGAGACTCGAGAGCTTCTTCCtcatttgatgttttctgtGTTCTTTTACTTGCTGGTTGGTTCTATTGTTTCAATTAAACGTCATTGGTTGTATGTCATTGTTGCTGAGATGGTGGTTCTGTTTATTTCATCAGGCATTTGGGGAGGCTTTCTTGGAAGACAAGCTCAAGCCATTCTATAAATCAGATCCGGTTCCCGTGACTGTGAGTTGTACTCTTATTTCCTGGCCGGTTTGATTTGGCAGTTTAGTTGTTGATCAACATCTTCTTCATTCTCTCATGCTACAGAATGATGGTGATGTGAAAATAATCGTTGGGaataattttgatgatattGTTTTGGATGAGTCTAAAGATGTCCTTCTTGAGGTACCATTGAGATTAATCTGGACCATgatgttttcttctctttaatTTCCTTGTATTGACAATTTGAATCTAGTACAATTTATTTGATACTTATCGTTTAGATATATGCACCGTGGTGCGGCCACTGCCAAGCTCTTGAACCGACATACAACAAGCTTGCCAAGCACTTGCGAGGCATTGAATCTCTTGTAATAGCCAAAATGGATGGAACGACGAATGAACACCCTAGGGCTAAGGTACTTTCACATTTTTGACATCCTGAATCTGAGAGAAACTTTACTTCTAGTAACTTCAACTTCATTTTCGTCCAGTAACCCAATTGATCTACCTAATATATACATAGTTACATACTCTTGCTCTTCTATGATGGCAAATAACTTATAGATTTCATAATCCAAATGCCTCGTGACTGCTTATATAATGCTGAAGAGAGATTTGTATTTGCAGGCTGACGGGTTCCCCACCATTCTCTTCTTCTCAAAAACCGTAGTCTTCCTTATTGTTTCCTTCCTTTTcacaaattgaaatatatgtgTTCTGGTCACCGGCAGATTACGGTTGACACTGATCGAACAGTGGTAGCATTCTACAAGTTCCTCAAGAAACACGCATCGATCCCTTTTAAACTCCAGAAAGCCGGTTCATCTCCGATGTCCGAGGATTCCCATACCAAAGAAGGCATCAAGAGCTCCACTAGCGACGTTAAGGATGAGCTATGAAGACTGTATTACTACAATGTAGTTTCCGGGCATCCACAGGCCGATACCATTAAATAGGAAGTGAGACAGAGATGGAGGATGTCTGAAGGAAAATCTAATTCATCAAGTTTCTGTCTTAAATATTCTGATGTTGTGATTACTTAGTGAACTACACGAATAACGAAATGATGGAAATGGATTCTCTCTTCTTACAGCCTCCTGAAATTCTGCGTTGGAGTGGATGAATTTGAAGTTTGGGATTTGTTTCGATCACATCAGAGGAATACTTGGGTGGTAGAACGGTACGAGTTTTAGATTTTGTATTGACATGGCTAAACTGGGCTGTGAGCTGTAACATTAGATTTTGCTAGTTAATCAGTCACATATGATTAGTTGGGCAGAATCCTCTAGACAAAGTAAGGCAAGTCAAACtaccaagaaaacaaaagaaaatgccTTCCAATCAAggggaaattttaatttgaattggaTTTTACTagactttaattaattatatggtaagTGTAGGGTATTTATTTGTGTGattgatatacaatttaaaaaaagtgatcaattgtataataaatatattgattttaattcaatcaaatttgatttgaataagaatttacCCAACCAGCACTCTGCTAGCAACCATTTCATCTTTTCATCATTTCCTTTTGcctcattattttaaatttagtaatttatggCACATCCTATGTGTATTACTGTtacaaatatcatttaaaataaaatattattatttaataaaatatatatcaaataataagttaaaaatttataaaaaaaatagtgacaagaaaataaataaaaataaaattaaaaagtaactATTGAAAGACAATAAGGAATGAAAAGTTAGATGGGTGGATGagaagttaataaataaattaataaattaaattaaattttaaaattgacatACCAAATAGGcgaatatttttaagttcataatttttttgaaaagtatttcataaaatatttgagattttataagaaattttaaaatataagataagtttttaaggaaaaaaggaCTTATAAGATCATAACATAAATTTGTTGCGTGCAcgtgtaaatttattatttattttcaaaattttagttatttatactaatttatactaatattaaaagaaaagtcaCTCTATACTCATAAACGGTGGTTAATGACACTTaaacaccaattttttgtaaagtaaaaaatgtctttcatgattaaataactaacttattcaacttttcaaattttacatcaattgataaattattttattttgttctttatttttattaatgtaatgtactggtttatatattttactcttacttataatatattttaaaatattaaatattatatacatataataataatattttacgctttaaaatatattgtaaataagagcaaaatatgcaaatcaatatattacactaaaaaaataaaaaagaaaaactaatttattagttaatgtataatttgaaaagttgaataaattagttaacTAATTAGTTAAAGGACATTTTtaacttcacaaaaaattagtacgCCGTGTCATTAACCGCTGTTTTTTAGTATGGAgcttatttaatttctatattaGCATAGATATAATGTATTAgtttatgcttttatttttatctataatatatttttaaaatataaaaaattatttattatatatacataaaaacgACATGCTATAATTACtagtattatatgtatttagcCAAACAGGTGCAGGTGTACTCCAAAAAGTTTGTGAACCTTGGAAAGAAGGTTCTGGGAAGCGGTGGAAGTAGGGAATTTAATTTGGAGGGGATGTGAGGGCCTATTtgcaaaatcaattaaattataaaagactTATGGGGGATCTATTCATGTAGTGTTTAAGTAATAGAGTGCTTGACCAACTCGACGCGTTTGATTAGAGGAGTTGCAATTGAAAGAGACAAGTTTGGGGTAAGATTAATTGCAATGCTcaatttcttccaatttaCTCATCCACTCTCACTcttctcatataattattaattatataaagtatTTGTATCTAAACTTATATATTGGGTGGTATTGTTGTTGTTCTAATTTCAATTCATTACAAAATATGATGTAATGAATATTATTGTTCTAATTATATGCAACATCTCCAAATAGTTAGTTACCCTTCATTCACCGCCAATTGgattagggttaattatttttttattattaaaaaattatataaatatactttaattaaaatataacatccgCGACTCaactttaaaaagtatttctttttttaaaacaaattgacCGTGTCATGGATCAGATCCACGACTTCAAGTCGTGGATTGGAACACTgcttcctttttattttttgtttaattttaattttataaattaaacaaaaaataaaaaagaagtcGTGGATAAGATCCACGATACGaagaattttcttaaaaacaaTACTTTTTAAAGTTGAGTCGCGAATTGCATCGCGATtcgttatatttatataatttttttaataaaaaaaataattaacccaattGGATTACCCCTTTCCTTGTATTTTAAGCAActctcaaaattcaaacaatataattaataaagaaatacccTGAGCCAGCCACCCCCA includes the following:
- the LOC105170822 gene encoding uncharacterized protein LOC105170822 — translated: MAHFLIVAILTFLSVTRAEDRAHGLENQSPAVLPPEAYTFFNPKTQQSKNSQCISSDCSLLPLAATLQSTARKSASPSGRGLGAGGIAGISLGFVFACLITAGVYYVVIKQQANKRIESPQQLAEV
- the LOC105170302 gene encoding protein disulfide isomerase-like 1-4 yields the protein MAPTRLLLLLALLSLLLFSLLPTPILSDAAADDDEDLNFLEELESDDIGSSHQHHHSDAEYSDNDGEEDENYDDFEVPSDFNHQDEEDEVATFDEKDVIVLMDGNFSDFVDENKYVMVEFYAPWCGHCKALAPEYAAAATELKGENVKLAKVDATEENELAEKYEVQGFPTLYFFVDGEHKPYSGQRTKDAIVTWIKKKIGPGVSNITTTEDAERILTSENKVILGFLDSLVGPDSEELAAASKLDNDVNFYQTANPNVAKMFHLEADVKRPALVLLKKEAEKVTHFDGQFKKSVIAEFVSANKLPLVVTFSRENAPLIFESTIKKQLLLFATSNDSQGALQTFQEAAKLFKGKLIFVYVQVDNEDVGKPVADYFGVAGDSPKVLGYAANDETKKYILDGEVTHEKIKAFGEAFLEDKLKPFYKSDPVPVTNDGDVKIIVGNNFDDIVLDESKDVLLEIYAPWCGHCQALEPTYNKLAKHLRGIESLVIAKMDGTTNEHPRAKADGFPTILFFSKTVVFLIITVDTDRTVVAFYKFLKKHASIPFKLQKAGSSPMSEDSHTKEGIKSSTSDVKDEL